Proteins from a genomic interval of Panthera uncia isolate 11264 chromosome C1 unlocalized genomic scaffold, Puncia_PCG_1.0 HiC_scaffold_4, whole genome shotgun sequence:
- the MRPL20 gene encoding 39S ribosomal protein L20, mitochondrial isoform X2: MVFLGAPLWLRSRLTDRYWRVREVLQHARHFRGRKNRCYRLAVRAVTRAFVKCTKARGLKKRNMRTLWINRITAASQEHGLKYPAFIVNLIKCQVELNRKVLADLAIYEPKTFKSLAALAKRRRQEGFAAALGDGKEPEGVFSRVVQDC; the protein is encoded by the exons ATGGTCTTCCTCGGCGCGCCGCTGTGGCTGCGGAGCCGCCTCACTGACCGCTACTGGCGGGTCCGGGAGGTGCTGCAGCACGCGCGG CACTTTCGGGGAAGGAAGAATCGGTGCTACCGGCTGGCGGTCAGAGCGGTGACCAGAGCGTTTGTGAAATGCACGAAAGCGCGAGGACTGAAGAAGCGGAACATGAGGACA CTTTGGATTAATCGAATTACAGCTGCCTCCCAGGAACATGGCCTGAAGTACCCAGCATTCATTGTCAATTTAATTAAG TGCCAGGTGGAGCTCAACAGGAAAGTGCTTGCGGATCTAGCCATCTATGAACCAAAGACTTTTAAATCTTTGGCTGCTTTGGCCAAAAGGAGGCGACAGGAAGGATTTGCTGCTGCCCTGGGGGATGGGAAAGAGCCCGAAGGCGTATTTTCCAGAGTGGTGCAGGATTGCTGA
- the MRPL20 gene encoding 39S ribosomal protein L20, mitochondrial isoform X1, whose amino-acid sequence MVFLGAPLWLRSRLTDRYWRVREVLQHARHFRGRKNRCYRLAVRAVTRAFVKCTKARGLKKRNMRTLWINRITAASQEHGLKYPAFIVNLIKVRLRTWSVEIYRKWPNWCGPVQWAAECQPPAEFSSWSFGKFRDSSRWLRLCLAGSRTGSRASGTRT is encoded by the exons ATGGTCTTCCTCGGCGCGCCGCTGTGGCTGCGGAGCCGCCTCACTGACCGCTACTGGCGGGTCCGGGAGGTGCTGCAGCACGCGCGG CACTTTCGGGGAAGGAAGAATCGGTGCTACCGGCTGGCGGTCAGAGCGGTGACCAGAGCGTTTGTGAAATGCACGAAAGCGCGAGGACTGAAGAAGCGGAACATGAGGACA CTTTGGATTAATCGAATTACAGCTGCCTCCCAGGAACATGGCCTGAAGTACCCAGCATTCATTGTCAATTTAATTAAGGTACGGTTGAGGACGTGGTCTGTTGAGATCTACAGAAAGTGGCCCAACTGGTGTGGTCCAGTACAATGGGCAGCAGAGTGTCAGCCCCCTGCCGAGTTCTCAAGTTGGAGTTTTGGCAAGTTTAGGGACTCCTCACGATGGCTTCGTCTCTGCCTGGCTGGTAGCAGAACTGGCAGTAGGGCAAGTGGTACCAGGACATGA
- the CCNL2 gene encoding cyclin-L2 isoform X1, with the protein MAAAAAAAAATVAAGTPGPAATAAAVCAPGSGNAAPGSQGMLIGDRLYSGVLITLENCLLPDDKLRFTPSMSSGLDTDTETDLRVVGCELIQAAGILLRLPQVAMATGQVLFQRFFYTKSFVKHSMEHVSMACVHLASKIEEAPRRIRDVINVFHRLRHLREKKKPVPLLLDQDYVNLKNQIIKAERRVLKELGFCVHVKHPHKIIVMYLQVLECERNQHLVQTSWNYMNDSLRTDVFVRFQPESIACACIYLAARTLEIPLPNRPHWFLLFGATEEEIQEICLKILQLYTRKKVDLTHLESEVEKRRHAIEEAKAQAKGLLPAGTQVLDSTSGFSPAPKLAESPKEGKGNKPSPLSVKNAKRKMEGMKKAKADSPVNGLPKGRGSRSRSGSREQSYSRSPSRSASPKRRKSDSGSTSGGSKSQSRSRSRSDSPPRQAHRGAPYKGSKVRSYRKSKDCKYPAQKPHKSRSRSSSRSRSRSRERADNSGKYKKKSHYYRDQRRERSRSYERTGHRYERDHPGHSRHRR; encoded by the exons atggcggcggcggcggcggcggcggcggcgacggtCGCGGCTGGGACTCCGGGGCCGGCTGCCACCGCGGCAGCGGTCTGCGCCCCGGGGTCGGGGAACGCAGCCCCCGGGTCGCAGGGGATGTTGATCGGGGACCGGCTGTACTCCGGGGTGCTCATCACCTTGGAGAACTGCCTCCTGCCTGACGACAAGCTCCGCTTCACGCCGTCCATGTCGAGTGGCCTCGACACCGACACAGAGACCGACCTCCGCGTGGTGGGCTGCGAGCTCATCCAGGCGGCCGGCATCCTGCTCCGCTTGCCGCAG GTGGCCATGGCTACGGGGCAGGTGTTGTTCCAGCGGTTTTTTTATACCAAGTCCTTTGTGAAGCATTCCATGGAG CACGTGTCGATGGCTTGTGTTCACCTGGCCTCCAAGATAGAAGAGGCTCCGAGGCGGATACGGGACGTCATCAATGTGTTTCATCGCCTTCGACacctgagagagaaaaa GAAGCCTGTGCCTCTGCTGTTGGACCAAGATTACGTTAACTTAAAGAATCAGATTATAAAGGCGGAAAGACGAGTTCTCAAAGAGCTGGGTTTCTGTGTCCACGTGAAGCACCCTCACAAG ATAATCGTTATGTACCTTCAGGTGTTAGAGTGTGAGCGTAACCAGCACCTGGTCCAGACCTCATG GAATTACATGAACGACAGCCTTCGCACAGACGTCTTCGTGAGGTTCCAGCCTGAGAGCATCGCCTGCGCCTGCATTTATCTTGCTGCCCGGACACTGGAG ATCCCTTTGCCCAATCGTCCCcattggtttcttttgtttggagcaactgaagaagaaattcaagaaatCTGCTTAAAAATCCTGCAGCTTTATACCCGGAAAAAG GTTGATCTGACACACCTTGAAAGCGAAGTGGAGAAGAGAAGGCACGCCATCGAAGAGGCCAAGGCGCAGGCCAAGGGCTTGCTGCCTGCTGGCACCCAGGTCCTGGACAGCACTTCAGGGTTCTCGCCTGCCCCCAAGCTGG CAGAATCCCCCAAAGAAGGTAAAGGAAACAAGCCTTCCCCCCTGTCTGTGAAGAACGCCAAGAGGAAGATGGAGGGCATGAAGAAAGCCAAGGCTGACAGCCCGGTGAACGG cttGCCAAAGGGGCGAGGGAGCCGAAGCCGGAGCGGGAGTCGTGAGCAGAGCTACTCGAGGTCCCCGTCACGATCTGCTTCTCCTAAGAGGAG AAAAAGTGACAGTGGCTCCACGTCTGGCGGGTCCAAGTCACAGAGCCGCTCACGGAGCAGGAGTGACTCCCCACCGAGACAGGCGCACAGAGGTGCTCCCTACAAAGGCTCCAAGGTAAGGAGCTATCGGAAGTCTAAGGACTGCAAGTACCCCGCCCAGAAGCCACACAAGTCCCGGAGCCGGAGCTCCTCTCGCTCTCGAAGCCGCTCACGGGAGCGGGCAGATAATTCTGggaaatacaagaagaaaagtCATTACTATAGAGATCAGCGAAGGGAGCGTTCTCGGTCTTACGAGCGAACAGGCCATCGCTACGAGCGGGATCACCCTGGGCACAGCAGGCATCGGAGGTGA
- the CCNL2 gene encoding cyclin-L2 isoform X5 produces the protein MAAAAAAAAATVAAGTPGPAATAAAVCAPGSGNAAPGSQGMLIGDRLYSGVLITLENCLLPDDKLRFTPSMSSGLDTDTETDLRVVGCELIQAAGILLRLPQVAMATGQVLFQRFFYTKSFVKHSMEHVSMACVHLASKIEEAPRRIRDVINVFHRLRHLREKKKPVPLLLDQDYVNLKNQIIKAERRVLKELGFCVHVKHPHKIIVMYLQVLECERNQHLVQTSWVASEGK, from the exons atggcggcggcggcggcggcggcggcggcgacggtCGCGGCTGGGACTCCGGGGCCGGCTGCCACCGCGGCAGCGGTCTGCGCCCCGGGGTCGGGGAACGCAGCCCCCGGGTCGCAGGGGATGTTGATCGGGGACCGGCTGTACTCCGGGGTGCTCATCACCTTGGAGAACTGCCTCCTGCCTGACGACAAGCTCCGCTTCACGCCGTCCATGTCGAGTGGCCTCGACACCGACACAGAGACCGACCTCCGCGTGGTGGGCTGCGAGCTCATCCAGGCGGCCGGCATCCTGCTCCGCTTGCCGCAG GTGGCCATGGCTACGGGGCAGGTGTTGTTCCAGCGGTTTTTTTATACCAAGTCCTTTGTGAAGCATTCCATGGAG CACGTGTCGATGGCTTGTGTTCACCTGGCCTCCAAGATAGAAGAGGCTCCGAGGCGGATACGGGACGTCATCAATGTGTTTCATCGCCTTCGACacctgagagagaaaaa GAAGCCTGTGCCTCTGCTGTTGGACCAAGATTACGTTAACTTAAAGAATCAGATTATAAAGGCGGAAAGACGAGTTCTCAAAGAGCTGGGTTTCTGTGTCCACGTGAAGCACCCTCACAAG ATAATCGTTATGTACCTTCAGGTGTTAGAGTGTGAGCGTAACCAGCACCTGGTCCAGACCTCATG GGTAGCCTCTGAGGGTAAGTGA
- the CCNL2 gene encoding cyclin-L2 isoform X2 — protein sequence MAAAAAAAAATVAAGTPGPAATAAAVCAPGSGNAAPGSQGMLIGDRLYSGVLITLENCLLPDDKLRFTPSMSSGLDTDTETDLRVVGCELIQAAGILLRLPQVAMATGQVLFQRFFYTKSFVKHSMEHVSMACVHLASKIEEAPRRIRDVINVFHRLRHLREKKKPVPLLLDQDYVNLKNQIIKAERRVLKELGFCVHVKHPHKIIVMYLQVLECERNQHLVQTSWNYMNDSLRTDVFVRFQPESIACACIYLAARTLEIPLPNRPHWFLLFGATEEEIQEICLKILQLYTRKKVDLTHLESEVEKRRHAIEEAKAQAKGLLPAGTQVLDSTSGFSPAPKLESPKEGKGNKPSPLSVKNAKRKMEGMKKAKADSPVNGLPKGRGSRSRSGSREQSYSRSPSRSASPKRRKSDSGSTSGGSKSQSRSRSRSDSPPRQAHRGAPYKGSKVRSYRKSKDCKYPAQKPHKSRSRSSSRSRSRSRERADNSGKYKKKSHYYRDQRRERSRSYERTGHRYERDHPGHSRHRR from the exons atggcggcggcggcggcggcggcggcggcgacggtCGCGGCTGGGACTCCGGGGCCGGCTGCCACCGCGGCAGCGGTCTGCGCCCCGGGGTCGGGGAACGCAGCCCCCGGGTCGCAGGGGATGTTGATCGGGGACCGGCTGTACTCCGGGGTGCTCATCACCTTGGAGAACTGCCTCCTGCCTGACGACAAGCTCCGCTTCACGCCGTCCATGTCGAGTGGCCTCGACACCGACACAGAGACCGACCTCCGCGTGGTGGGCTGCGAGCTCATCCAGGCGGCCGGCATCCTGCTCCGCTTGCCGCAG GTGGCCATGGCTACGGGGCAGGTGTTGTTCCAGCGGTTTTTTTATACCAAGTCCTTTGTGAAGCATTCCATGGAG CACGTGTCGATGGCTTGTGTTCACCTGGCCTCCAAGATAGAAGAGGCTCCGAGGCGGATACGGGACGTCATCAATGTGTTTCATCGCCTTCGACacctgagagagaaaaa GAAGCCTGTGCCTCTGCTGTTGGACCAAGATTACGTTAACTTAAAGAATCAGATTATAAAGGCGGAAAGACGAGTTCTCAAAGAGCTGGGTTTCTGTGTCCACGTGAAGCACCCTCACAAG ATAATCGTTATGTACCTTCAGGTGTTAGAGTGTGAGCGTAACCAGCACCTGGTCCAGACCTCATG GAATTACATGAACGACAGCCTTCGCACAGACGTCTTCGTGAGGTTCCAGCCTGAGAGCATCGCCTGCGCCTGCATTTATCTTGCTGCCCGGACACTGGAG ATCCCTTTGCCCAATCGTCCCcattggtttcttttgtttggagcaactgaagaagaaattcaagaaatCTGCTTAAAAATCCTGCAGCTTTATACCCGGAAAAAG GTTGATCTGACACACCTTGAAAGCGAAGTGGAGAAGAGAAGGCACGCCATCGAAGAGGCCAAGGCGCAGGCCAAGGGCTTGCTGCCTGCTGGCACCCAGGTCCTGGACAGCACTTCAGGGTTCTCGCCTGCCCCCAAGCTGG AATCCCCCAAAGAAGGTAAAGGAAACAAGCCTTCCCCCCTGTCTGTGAAGAACGCCAAGAGGAAGATGGAGGGCATGAAGAAAGCCAAGGCTGACAGCCCGGTGAACGG cttGCCAAAGGGGCGAGGGAGCCGAAGCCGGAGCGGGAGTCGTGAGCAGAGCTACTCGAGGTCCCCGTCACGATCTGCTTCTCCTAAGAGGAG AAAAAGTGACAGTGGCTCCACGTCTGGCGGGTCCAAGTCACAGAGCCGCTCACGGAGCAGGAGTGACTCCCCACCGAGACAGGCGCACAGAGGTGCTCCCTACAAAGGCTCCAAGGTAAGGAGCTATCGGAAGTCTAAGGACTGCAAGTACCCCGCCCAGAAGCCACACAAGTCCCGGAGCCGGAGCTCCTCTCGCTCTCGAAGCCGCTCACGGGAGCGGGCAGATAATTCTGggaaatacaagaagaaaagtCATTACTATAGAGATCAGCGAAGGGAGCGTTCTCGGTCTTACGAGCGAACAGGCCATCGCTACGAGCGGGATCACCCTGGGCACAGCAGGCATCGGAGGTGA
- the CCNL2 gene encoding cyclin-L2 isoform X3: MHPRVFSLSKWTPSRNEKGQTLSASSRKRDTRGRLVSEEPSQAACSAHSFENYMNDSLRTDVFVRFQPESIACACIYLAARTLEIPLPNRPHWFLLFGATEEEIQEICLKILQLYTRKKVDLTHLESEVEKRRHAIEEAKAQAKGLLPAGTQVLDSTSGFSPAPKLAESPKEGKGNKPSPLSVKNAKRKMEGMKKAKADSPVNGLPKGRGSRSRSGSREQSYSRSPSRSASPKRRKSDSGSTSGGSKSQSRSRSRSDSPPRQAHRGAPYKGSKVRSYRKSKDCKYPAQKPHKSRSRSSSRSRSRSRERADNSGKYKKKSHYYRDQRRERSRSYERTGHRYERDHPGHSRHRR, from the exons ATGCACCCAAGGGTGTTTTCCCTTTCCAAGTGGACTCCGTCACGGAACGAGAAGGGCCAGACCCTGAGCGCCTCTTCAAGGAAAAGGGACACGAGAGGACGGCTTGTCTCCGAAGAGCCCTCGCAGGCTGCCTGCTCAGCCCATTCATTTGA GAATTACATGAACGACAGCCTTCGCACAGACGTCTTCGTGAGGTTCCAGCCTGAGAGCATCGCCTGCGCCTGCATTTATCTTGCTGCCCGGACACTGGAG ATCCCTTTGCCCAATCGTCCCcattggtttcttttgtttggagcaactgaagaagaaattcaagaaatCTGCTTAAAAATCCTGCAGCTTTATACCCGGAAAAAG GTTGATCTGACACACCTTGAAAGCGAAGTGGAGAAGAGAAGGCACGCCATCGAAGAGGCCAAGGCGCAGGCCAAGGGCTTGCTGCCTGCTGGCACCCAGGTCCTGGACAGCACTTCAGGGTTCTCGCCTGCCCCCAAGCTGG CAGAATCCCCCAAAGAAGGTAAAGGAAACAAGCCTTCCCCCCTGTCTGTGAAGAACGCCAAGAGGAAGATGGAGGGCATGAAGAAAGCCAAGGCTGACAGCCCGGTGAACGG cttGCCAAAGGGGCGAGGGAGCCGAAGCCGGAGCGGGAGTCGTGAGCAGAGCTACTCGAGGTCCCCGTCACGATCTGCTTCTCCTAAGAGGAG AAAAAGTGACAGTGGCTCCACGTCTGGCGGGTCCAAGTCACAGAGCCGCTCACGGAGCAGGAGTGACTCCCCACCGAGACAGGCGCACAGAGGTGCTCCCTACAAAGGCTCCAAGGTAAGGAGCTATCGGAAGTCTAAGGACTGCAAGTACCCCGCCCAGAAGCCACACAAGTCCCGGAGCCGGAGCTCCTCTCGCTCTCGAAGCCGCTCACGGGAGCGGGCAGATAATTCTGggaaatacaagaagaaaagtCATTACTATAGAGATCAGCGAAGGGAGCGTTCTCGGTCTTACGAGCGAACAGGCCATCGCTACGAGCGGGATCACCCTGGGCACAGCAGGCATCGGAGGTGA
- the CCNL2 gene encoding cyclin-L2 isoform X4, whose translation MNDSLRTDVFVRFQPESIACACIYLAARTLEIPLPNRPHWFLLFGATEEEIQEICLKILQLYTRKKVDLTHLESEVEKRRHAIEEAKAQAKGLLPAGTQVLDSTSGFSPAPKLAESPKEGKGNKPSPLSVKNAKRKMEGMKKAKADSPVNGLPKGRGSRSRSGSREQSYSRSPSRSASPKRRKSDSGSTSGGSKSQSRSRSRSDSPPRQAHRGAPYKGSKVRSYRKSKDCKYPAQKPHKSRSRSSSRSRSRSRERADNSGKYKKKSHYYRDQRRERSRSYERTGHRYERDHPGHSRHRR comes from the exons ATGAACGACAGCCTTCGCACAGACGTCTTCGTGAGGTTCCAGCCTGAGAGCATCGCCTGCGCCTGCATTTATCTTGCTGCCCGGACACTGGAG ATCCCTTTGCCCAATCGTCCCcattggtttcttttgtttggagcaactgaagaagaaattcaagaaatCTGCTTAAAAATCCTGCAGCTTTATACCCGGAAAAAG GTTGATCTGACACACCTTGAAAGCGAAGTGGAGAAGAGAAGGCACGCCATCGAAGAGGCCAAGGCGCAGGCCAAGGGCTTGCTGCCTGCTGGCACCCAGGTCCTGGACAGCACTTCAGGGTTCTCGCCTGCCCCCAAGCTGG CAGAATCCCCCAAAGAAGGTAAAGGAAACAAGCCTTCCCCCCTGTCTGTGAAGAACGCCAAGAGGAAGATGGAGGGCATGAAGAAAGCCAAGGCTGACAGCCCGGTGAACGG cttGCCAAAGGGGCGAGGGAGCCGAAGCCGGAGCGGGAGTCGTGAGCAGAGCTACTCGAGGTCCCCGTCACGATCTGCTTCTCCTAAGAGGAG AAAAAGTGACAGTGGCTCCACGTCTGGCGGGTCCAAGTCACAGAGCCGCTCACGGAGCAGGAGTGACTCCCCACCGAGACAGGCGCACAGAGGTGCTCCCTACAAAGGCTCCAAGGTAAGGAGCTATCGGAAGTCTAAGGACTGCAAGTACCCCGCCCAGAAGCCACACAAGTCCCGGAGCCGGAGCTCCTCTCGCTCTCGAAGCCGCTCACGGGAGCGGGCAGATAATTCTGggaaatacaagaagaaaagtCATTACTATAGAGATCAGCGAAGGGAGCGTTCTCGGTCTTACGAGCGAACAGGCCATCGCTACGAGCGGGATCACCCTGGGCACAGCAGGCATCGGAGGTGA
- the AURKAIP1 gene encoding aurora kinase A-interacting protein produces MFLVRLTSQLLRAVPRAGCGRPWPVSGVLGRCACRPCYSTRPTGPSGVASIPGRGLQLELEEMLVPRKMSVSPLESWLTAHYLLPRLAAGGPATMAPARLYECPPSQVGERAEQGEVGAWDAPRMQCKNVLKIRRRKMNHHKYRKLVKRTRFLRRKVREGRLKRKQIKFERDLRRIWLKAGLKEAPAGWQTPRIYLKGK; encoded by the exons ATGTTCCTGGTGCGCCTGACTTCTCAGCTGCTTAGGGCTGTTCCTCGGGCAG GTTGCGGTCGGCCCTGGCCCGTCTCAGGGGTGCTAGGCAGGTGTGCCTGTCGGCCCTGCTACAGCACACGGCCAACAGGCCCGAGCGGAGTCGCCTCCATCCCTGGCAGGGGGCTCCAGCTGGAGCTTGAGGAGATGCTGGTCCCCAGAAAGATGTCCGTCAGTCCCCTGGAGAGCTGGCTGACCGCCCACTACCTCCTACCCAGACTAGCTGCTGGAGGCCCAGCGACCATGGCTCCAGCCCGACTCTATGAGTGTCCACCTAGCCAAGTGGGGGAACGGGCTGAGCAGGGGGAAGTGGGGGCCTGGGATGCACCCCGGATGCAGTGCAAAAACGTACTGAAGATCCGCCGGCGGAAGATGAATCACCACAAGTACCGCAAACTGGTCAAAAGGACCCGGTTCCTGCGGCGGAAGGTCCGGGAAGGGCGCCTGAAACGGAAGCAG ATCAAGTTCGAGAGAGACCTGAGGCGCATCTGGCTGAAGGCAGGCTTGAAGGAAGCCCCTGCCGGCTGGCAGACCCCCAGGATCTACCTGAAGGGCAAATGA